A section of the Rhizobium sp. SSA_523 genome encodes:
- a CDS encoding UdgX family uracil-DNA binding protein (This protein belongs to the uracil DNA glycosylase superfamily, members of which act in excision repair of DNA. However, it belongs more specifically to UdgX branch, whose founding member was found to bind uracil in DNA (where it does not belong), without cleaving it, appears to promote DNA repair by a pathway involving RecA, rather than base excision.), with product MQTLRLKGRGDFDEWRNAARPLLLAGVPPTEIDWRLEDEADDLSAFAVVPLPVPAVGEPPAARPPVSVPPAFIELAQSVICHSDPGRFALLYRLLWRIGRDRSLLQVVSDEDVILARRLDKAVRRDSHKMKAFVRFKEVPSAQTDGARRAFVAWFEPDHFIVARMAPFFKRRFFDMDWVIATPKGSATWNGEALTLTDAPAQKPDIEDGADDLWRIYYANIFNPARLKVKAMTAEMPKKYWKNLPEAALIPDLIANAEAKVRDMAEKAASQPPAFHARLQERMAQDAAEELRQEPAGSLEAMRAAARGCTLCPLHCQATQTVFGEGAQDAAAMIVGEQPGDQEDLAGRPFIGPAGKIFDGVLSDVGLPRARLYVTNAVKHFKYEPRGKRRIHQRPNQAEVEQCRFWLKQEVDLVQPKLLVAMGATAYFALTGEKDRLSDVRGKVIAMTEGRKLFVTVHPSYLLRIPDMDRKMHETALFKEDMRSVKQLMDH from the coding sequence ATGCAGACGCTCCGTCTCAAAGGTCGCGGCGATTTCGACGAATGGCGCAATGCCGCGCGCCCGCTTCTGCTTGCCGGCGTGCCGCCGACGGAGATCGACTGGCGGTTGGAGGATGAGGCGGACGATCTTTCGGCCTTCGCCGTCGTCCCTCTTCCCGTGCCGGCTGTCGGCGAACCTCCTGCCGCAAGGCCTCCTGTGTCCGTGCCGCCGGCTTTCATCGAGCTGGCCCAAAGCGTCATCTGCCATTCCGATCCCGGCCGGTTCGCCCTGCTTTACCGGCTGCTCTGGCGTATCGGCCGCGACCGATCCCTCCTGCAGGTGGTATCCGACGAGGATGTCATCCTGGCGCGCCGGCTGGACAAGGCCGTGCGGCGCGACAGTCACAAGATGAAGGCCTTCGTCCGCTTCAAGGAGGTGCCGTCGGCACAGACCGACGGCGCCCGGCGCGCCTTCGTGGCGTGGTTCGAGCCGGATCATTTCATCGTCGCCCGCATGGCGCCGTTCTTCAAGCGGCGCTTCTTCGACATGGACTGGGTCATCGCCACGCCGAAGGGTTCGGCCACCTGGAATGGCGAGGCGCTGACCCTTACCGACGCACCGGCGCAAAAGCCGGATATCGAGGATGGCGCCGATGATCTGTGGCGGATCTACTACGCCAATATCTTCAATCCGGCACGGCTGAAGGTAAAGGCGATGACCGCCGAAATGCCGAAGAAATACTGGAAGAACCTGCCGGAAGCGGCGCTCATTCCCGATCTGATCGCCAATGCCGAGGCGAAAGTGCGGGACATGGCGGAAAAGGCGGCGTCGCAGCCGCCGGCCTTCCATGCCAGGCTGCAGGAGCGCATGGCGCAGGACGCGGCCGAGGAGCTTCGCCAGGAGCCCGCCGGAAGCCTCGAGGCCATGCGGGCGGCGGCGCGCGGCTGCACGCTCTGTCCCCTGCATTGCCAGGCAACCCAGACGGTTTTCGGCGAGGGCGCACAGGACGCCGCGGCAATGATCGTCGGCGAACAGCCGGGCGACCAGGAAGATCTCGCGGGGCGGCCGTTCATCGGTCCCGCGGGCAAGATCTTCGATGGCGTTCTTTCCGATGTGGGCCTGCCGCGCGCGCGTCTTTACGTCACCAATGCCGTGAAGCACTTCAAATACGAACCGCGCGGCAAGCGGCGCATCCATCAGAGACCCAACCAGGCGGAGGTGGAGCAATGCCGCTTCTGGCTGAAGCAGGAGGTGGATCTGGTCCAGCCCAAACTGCTGGTGGCCATGGGCGCCACCGCCTATTTCGCTCTGACGGGCGAGAAGGACCGGCTTTCCGATGTCCGCGGCAAGGTCATCGCGATGACGGAGGGCCGCAAGCTCTTCGTGACGGTGCACCCGTCCTACCTGCTGCGCATTCCCGACATGGATCGGAAGATGCATGAGACGGCGCTGTTCAAGGAGGATATGCGCTCGGTCAAGCAGTTGATGGATCACTAG
- a CDS encoding putative DNA modification/repair radical SAM protein has translation MKKSLKERLAILSDAAKYDASCASSGTSKRNSSGAGGGLGSTEGSGICHAYAPDGRCISLLKILLTNFCIYDCAYCINRSSSNVERARFTPEEVIWLTLEFYRRNYIEGLFLSSGIIRSSDHTMEEMVRIARELRTTHNFRGYIHLKTIPEASPGLIEEAGLYADRLSINIELPTDSGIGRFAPEKKPDNIRRAMGELRLKIEDASEPTLRTKKRKHFVPAGQSTQMIVGADGASDATILGTSARLYGSYGLKRVYYSAFSPIPDASSKLPLVKPPLMREHRLYQADWLYRFYGFDIGEITSVTADGNLDLDLDPKLSWALAHRDRFPVDVNRAAKEILLRVPGFGTKTVKSILSSRRFRRIRLEDLGRLGVSLRKVQPFIVAEGWTPHRVLERSDLRAMFAPKPEQLTLF, from the coding sequence ATGAAGAAGTCGCTAAAAGAACGCCTCGCGATCCTGTCGGATGCCGCCAAATATGATGCGTCCTGCGCATCCAGCGGCACGTCCAAGCGCAATTCGTCCGGCGCCGGCGGCGGATTGGGCTCCACGGAAGGGTCCGGCATCTGCCATGCCTATGCTCCCGACGGCCGATGCATCTCGCTTCTGAAGATCCTGCTCACCAATTTCTGCATCTATGATTGCGCCTATTGCATCAACCGATCGTCGAGCAATGTCGAGCGCGCCCGGTTCACGCCGGAGGAAGTGATCTGGCTGACGCTGGAATTTTATCGCCGCAACTATATCGAAGGCCTGTTCCTCTCCTCGGGGATCATCCGCTCCTCGGATCACACGATGGAGGAGATGGTCCGCATCGCCCGCGAATTGCGAACCACGCATAACTTCCGCGGCTATATTCATTTGAAAACCATACCCGAAGCCTCGCCGGGACTGATCGAAGAGGCGGGGCTCTATGCCGACCGCCTGTCGATCAATATCGAGCTCCCGACCGATAGCGGCATCGGCCGCTTCGCGCCGGAGAAGAAGCCCGACAATATCCGCCGCGCCATGGGTGAGCTCCGGCTGAAGATCGAGGATGCGTCCGAGCCGACGCTGCGCACGAAGAAGCGCAAGCATTTCGTCCCGGCAGGCCAGAGCACGCAGATGATCGTTGGCGCGGACGGTGCAAGCGATGCAACGATCCTCGGCACCAGCGCAAGGCTCTATGGCAGCTATGGCCTGAAGCGGGTCTATTATTCCGCCTTCAGCCCCATTCCCGATGCCTCCTCCAAACTGCCGCTGGTCAAGCCGCCGCTGATGCGGGAGCACAGGCTCTACCAGGCCGACTGGCTGTACCGGTTCTATGGCTTCGATATTGGCGAAATCACCTCGGTCACCGCCGATGGCAATCTGGACCTCGATCTGGATCCGAAACTGTCCTGGGCGCTGGCGCACCGCGATCGCTTTCCGGTGGATGTCAATCGCGCGGCGAAGGAGATCCTGCTGCGCGTGCCCGGCTTCGGCACCAAGACGGTCAAATCCATCCTGTCCTCGCGCCGCTTCCGCCGCATTCGCCTGGAGGATCTCGGCCGGCTGGGCGTCTCGCTGCGCAAGGTCCAGCCTTTCATCGTCGCGGAAGGATGGACGCCGCACAGGGTGCTCGAGCGGTCGGATCTGCGCGCGATGTTCGCGCCGAAGCCGGAACAGCTGACGCTGTTCTGA
- the greA gene encoding transcription elongation factor GreA — protein MVDKVPMTPSGFTKLQEELRWRQQEERPRIIEAIAEARAHGDLSENAEYHAAKEAQSHNEGRITELEDLTARAEVIDLTKMSGSKIKFGATVKLVDEDTDEEKVYQIVGDQEADVKEGRISISSPIARALIGKEVGDSIEVNAPGGSKAYEVLQVSWG, from the coding sequence ATGGTTGACAAGGTACCGATGACGCCGTCCGGATTTACCAAGCTGCAGGAGGAACTGCGCTGGCGCCAGCAGGAGGAGCGTCCCCGGATTATCGAAGCCATTGCGGAGGCCCGTGCGCATGGAGATCTTTCGGAAAACGCCGAATATCATGCTGCCAAGGAGGCCCAGAGCCATAACGAAGGCCGCATCACCGAGCTCGAAGACCTGACGGCCCGTGCCGAGGTGATCGACCTGACGAAGATGTCCGGCTCCAAGATCAAGTTCGGCGCCACTGTGAAGCTGGTGGACGAGGATACCGACGAGGAAAAGGTCTATCAGATCGTCGGCGACCAGGAAGCCGATGTGAAGGAAGGCCGGATTTCCATTTCCTCGCCGATTGCCCGCGCCCTGATCGGCAAGGAAGTCGGCGACAGCATCGAGGTCAACGCGCCGGGCGGCTCGAAGGCCTATGAGGTGCTGCAGGTCAGCTGGGGCTGA